In Lodderomyces elongisporus chromosome 1, complete sequence, the DNA window AATCTGAAACAATGCAGTTGCTATCGATAGTGCTATTGTTCGTCACAAGTGTTTTAGCAAACCTTGCCAAATTCGATAATGACGAATACTCTCAAGTTTGTGCTGGAGTTTACTCCAAGAAAGATTGGGGTGGATCGTTTAAACCACATATTTCACTCACACTCAACCAATTCAATGACCACAAATACAactcaaaaaataaagaccTGCAAGCATCCGACGCCGACGCCGACGCCAACgatgctgatggtgtttcTGTGAGTTACATTATTTTCGAGTACAAGGACCTCGTCAATATTGGAGAGTATCTTGGTGATGGGAAATATAAATTCATCTGTGACGACTATGCAATCAACGACTTGAAACTTTGTaaggaagaacaaaaggGTCAATTTATAGTCAATGCGAACCAGACATACTTTACAATTCTCACTTCGCAAATCACACAATTAGGGCCAGTGAAGGAGATTTCGTACCCTATTAATGAAACAGGTTACTATTGTGTCTCGACTTTCAGCGTAGATAAAGATGCCAAATACAGAGGTACAATCAACTTTCAAAATGCCTTTGGACAATTGAACGCCAGCGAGATCCCGAAGTTACCCGCATACGGAATTTTGAccttgtgttatgccatagcGTTGGCCTTGTTTGGTTTCCGTTTCTTTGTCAAGAGAAAACAGAACCAAATCTTGCCTTTGCAAAGGTACTTGCTTGCCATGTTGGGTTTCTTGACCTTTGATACATTGGTTGTTTGGTCATATTACGATTGTATCAATAGAGTCAAGTCTCCTAGCAACGGTTTTGTTATAGCATACATGGTGTTTATGGCCATTTGCAACGCCATTAAAATCacattttcattctttttgttgcttTGTATTGCATTGGGATACGGCGTCGttaaattgaaattgaagaaaagcACCATGTTTTGGTGTAAAATTCTTGCTGCTTGTAATTTCGTGTCGAGTTTGGTGTATTTGATCTTTAACTACTATGGGGGGTCGTCAAGTGCTTTGGTGAGTTCTCAGAGTATTGAAAACGTTGATGCTGGGGGATTC includes these proteins:
- the PTM1 gene encoding Membrane protein ptm1 (BUSCO:EOG092625OH), with translation MQLLSIVLLFVTSVLANLAKFDNDEYSQVCAGVYSKKDWGGSFKPHISLTLNQFNDHKYNSKNKDSQASDADADANDADGVSVSYIIFEYKDLVNIGEYLGDGKYKFICDDYAINDLKLCKEEQKGQFIVNANQTYFTILTSQITQLGPVKEISYPINETGYYCVSTFSVDKDAKYRGTINFQNAFGQLNASEIPKLPAYGILTLCYAIALALFGFRFFVKRKQNQILPLQRYLLAMLGFLTFDTLVVWSYYDCINRVKSPSNGFVIAYMVFMAICNAIKITFSFFLLLCIALGYGVVKLKLKKSTMFWCKILAACNFVSSLVYLIFNYYGGSSSALVSSQSIENVDAGGFLGLLPLIPISIVLSIYYVTILSSIRQTTHNLHQQRQVIKLQLYQNLFRIIFFAIIMTFLGLTLSSFIYLSMSTTDMFEQHWKSSFFIFDFWPSVVFFVVFMIIAWLWRPTETSYMLAVSQQLSGGGDDEDGDGDPNDPNYQGPGGREFELDDLSLLSHDDDNEEDEEGGHAGNILGRNRVERDSFDVGDDHRKDPFADPSNSSVKGKNLGSNSNNQSKPPGYNEVDHRDSGENSLHNNNNRDNVPTDSANGQTLFELEGEDSEPEDTEEDDRLNNRSKKDN